Sequence from the Paenibacillus riograndensis SBR5 genome:
ATCTGCCGGCTCCGGCGGAATGGCTTGGTGAAGCTGGGAAGTATGCCAACATATCGGCGGTCCAGAAAATACAGGATAACCAGCAGAATAATTAAGGCCAGAAAAGGATTGCCCACCAGGCGGTACAGCAGCAAGAACCCGAAAAATTTTAACATGATTTCCCTCCGTTACTTGTCTTTCCGAACTCAAATCCTATATTGGTGTGAGAGCAGGGTAATTATACCATAACAGCCTATATTTCCGGTTGTTATTTTTTGGTTCTCCAAAGTGAAAGTTCGCCGAATCCATACGCCCAAAGCCGATTCCAAGGAGCGAATCCGGCGTGGATCGCTGAATTGACAGTCTGGCGGCCAGGATTTAAGCTGGGGGTACAACTGCAGCGCCGGATCAGAAACTCTGGTATATGGCCTGCATATCTGAATTGTATTCTATCTGCGAGAGAAGGATGATTCATGGAATCAGCAATGGCAGCTGCCGGCTTGCGACCCTTGGGGCAATCAACATTATCCGTGTCTCCGCTGGGACTTGGCTGCTGGCAATTCAGCCGGGGTAAAGGCATTGTCGGGAAATATTGGGGCAATCTCGAAGATGCGGATATTCTGGAAATCGTACGTGTAAGTCTGGAAGGGGGAATGAACTGGGTCGATACTGCGGAGATTTACGGTGGCGGGAAATCGGAGGAGGCGCTTGCTTACGTGCTGGACCAGCTAAAGAGGGAGGGCCGTCCTTACGCCACTCCCCTGATTGCCACCAAATGGTGGCCGTTATTCCGCACAGCTAATTCCATTACCTCTACGATTGATGAGCGGATCCGTTGCCTTGGCGGCCGGGATATCGATTTGTATCAGATCCATCAGCCCTTTTCCCTGTCCACGATTGCCAGTGAGATGAAGGCGATGGCTGGACTTGTGCAAGCGGGCAAGATCCGGAATGTAGGGGTCAGCAACTACTCGGCGAAGCAAATGACTGAAGCACATCACCTGCTCCGGCAATATGGCCTGAATCTTGTGTCCAACCAGGTGAAATACAACCTGTTGGACCGGAAAATCGACCGGAATGGAACTATGGAAGCTGCGAAAGCGCTGGGCATCTCGATTATTGCCTATTCCCCACTGCAGCAGGGGATTCTGACCGGACGCTTCCACAAGGACCCTGCGCAGATCCGGGCTGTTTCCCGGGTGCGGCGGATACAATCCGGACTGGACGACAAAAGTCTGGCCCGCAGCAAGCCATTAATCGACAGCTTGACAGTGCTTGCGGATAAGTATGGGGCTACTCCTGGCCAGATTGCGCTGAACTGGCTTATTCATTATAACGGGGAGACGGTAGTCGCCATCCCGGGAGCTTCCAAAGTCCGTCACGCACAGGAGAATATCGGAGCCTTAGGCTTCCGGCTTGAGAAGGATGAGCTGGAGCATCTGAATGATGTCTCCTGGTCAGCGCTGAAATCCTGAAAGATTGAAGAAGAATGAGGAGCTGCTTATACAGTTAATTGCCGTTGATTAGCCTCCGGACCGCTTTGCGGGCTGGGGGTTATTTATTTTTTTCATTAATGTGAAATAAAACTGTTTAGGATTGGAAAACACGGGGTATATAAGGGTTAAGATGATGCGCAGATACGCAAATCTGGTGAAACCTATTCCAAGGAGGTTGAACTTCAATGAGTATGACAGTACATAATCTTATGGCTTTCAACCATCAATATTTCAGACCTCAGCCCGTGACCGATCCGAAGCCGCAAAGGTCCGATGACACAACGCTGAGCTTTCAGGAAATTCTAAACGAGAAGCTGAAGGCCCACAGCGGGATGAAGAAATAACAGAAGCATTTTGAGCGCAGCCTATAATGATGCAAAAGATAGAAGCCGGATCATCCGCCCCAAGGTCGGATTGTCCGGCTTCTTTGTGCGGTTTTTCTAACAGGCAAGCTATACTAAGGTCTGACCTCGTAAAACTGGCAGGTGCTGCGGGAATAATAAGCTAAGTCGCTGACCCGGGATTGGATCACTACATCCGAATCGGTAAACCGGATGACGGTTGCCCCGGAATTCACCAGATGATCATCCTCGAAGACCCGAACCGGCAGTTTGCGGTCAACGGCTTCCTGGAAATCGCTGTCGGTCAGCAAAGGGCGGTTGATAGGCATATAAAAATACTCTCCTTTGATAAATTAGAAGAACTTATGGGTTCCCCGCCTGCCCTTATGCATGGATAAGGGCAGGCGGGGAATTAAAATCAGTATACCTGTCCGCAGCGGATTAATCCATAGGGCGTGAAATGCCTCGTCAGCTCTATGCTGGTCGAGAATCGGTGCAAAAAAGTTATAAGGTATACACTGAGTCAATCCCCGATAACTGCACACGTAATTTTTTATGTAATTTATAGAGGATATCTTAGGCCATGGAGGGTCCCTAAAAGGAGAAAGATAAACGATAGGGAAAAACCAAAGTCAAAAAATCCGGGCTCAAGCCGGGCGGGAAGTATCTTTTACTCATGTTATGAAGCCCGTAAAGAGTCTCTGAAG
This genomic interval carries:
- a CDS encoding aldo/keto reductase, whose translation is MESAMAAAGLRPLGQSTLSVSPLGLGCWQFSRGKGIVGKYWGNLEDADILEIVRVSLEGGMNWVDTAEIYGGGKSEEALAYVLDQLKREGRPYATPLIATKWWPLFRTANSITSTIDERIRCLGGRDIDLYQIHQPFSLSTIASEMKAMAGLVQAGKIRNVGVSNYSAKQMTEAHHLLRQYGLNLVSNQVKYNLLDRKIDRNGTMEAAKALGISIIAYSPLQQGILTGRFHKDPAQIRAVSRVRRIQSGLDDKSLARSKPLIDSLTVLADKYGATPGQIALNWLIHYNGETVVAIPGASKVRHAQENIGALGFRLEKDELEHLNDVSWSALKS